In the Rhizobium sp. CB3090 genome, one interval contains:
- a CDS encoding type I secretion system permease/ATPase, which produces MTPTNLAQPQRQQTQLVMALRACAGAFGLVFLYSSGYNLFLLAPSIYLLQIYDRVMSSRSVDTLLMLTLIVAVAVVVGSTLDIVRRAALSRIGSWLDHRLRPDVLNASFEYASRADTSVAADCYRDLATLRQFLDSPASALLFDIPWAPVFLLLLFLVHPLLGVIGLLSAVALLSLALLTELATQQPIAQANLALSRSYMRLATALRYIQVIRAMGMQDGAAQIVYRDAEAARRAQDTAMHRTEIILGFSKSIRTLTQILVMGAATWLVLADNSSPGIIFVASLLLGRGLAPVEGAIGAWRSFAFARNSFNRLNKMLILVSSQDDARTIPTPEPSGLILDNVGYALPFADRPILKGVTLRLVPGDCVALIGPSGSGKSTLGRIMAGVLHPTSGCTLLGGVDISALRLCGSTRHVGYLPQDIELFGGAIKDVIGRLDGADPTRVIEAAKLVGLHETIMRLPQGYETDIGEGGNLLLRAQRQQLGLARAVYGNPSLVVLDDPNSSLDYEGERILFNAIERMRSRRMIVVIITHRMGVLPVTNKIAIVRNGMVNAFGESEHIYDTYLRPPSPAQTLEGKAAP; this is translated from the coding sequence ATGACGCCAACAAATCTTGCACAACCCCAGCGCCAGCAAACTCAACTGGTCATGGCACTTCGGGCCTGCGCCGGGGCCTTCGGCTTGGTCTTTCTCTATAGCAGCGGCTACAATCTCTTTCTTCTCGCCCCTTCCATTTATCTTTTGCAAATATACGACCGGGTCATGTCGAGCCGCAGCGTCGATACGCTGTTGATGCTGACGCTCATCGTCGCCGTTGCGGTGGTGGTCGGCTCCACCCTTGATATCGTGCGTAGAGCAGCGCTTTCGCGCATCGGCAGTTGGCTGGACCATCGTTTGCGTCCGGACGTCCTGAACGCTTCATTCGAATATGCGTCCCGTGCCGATACCAGTGTTGCGGCCGATTGTTACCGCGACCTTGCCACGTTGCGCCAGTTCCTCGATTCACCGGCAAGTGCGCTTCTCTTCGATATTCCCTGGGCACCGGTATTCCTGCTGCTGCTCTTTCTCGTTCATCCCCTGCTGGGCGTGATCGGCCTTCTGAGCGCAGTCGCTCTCCTGTCGCTCGCCCTCCTGACGGAACTGGCGACGCAGCAGCCGATCGCACAGGCGAATCTTGCGCTGTCGCGGAGCTACATGCGGCTTGCGACCGCCCTTCGATATATCCAGGTGATCCGGGCCATGGGAATGCAGGACGGTGCAGCGCAGATCGTCTACCGCGATGCCGAGGCGGCCAGAAGAGCGCAGGACACCGCCATGCATCGGACTGAGATCATTCTGGGGTTCTCGAAATCCATCAGGACTTTAACCCAGATTCTGGTCATGGGAGCGGCCACCTGGCTGGTGCTCGCGGATAACAGCAGCCCCGGCATCATCTTTGTCGCGAGCCTGTTGCTCGGCCGCGGTCTTGCGCCGGTCGAGGGCGCGATCGGCGCGTGGCGCTCATTTGCGTTTGCCCGCAATTCCTTCAATCGTCTCAACAAGATGCTGATCCTTGTTTCTTCGCAGGACGATGCCCGGACGATACCCACTCCCGAACCCAGCGGCCTCATCCTGGACAATGTCGGTTACGCCCTGCCATTTGCCGATCGGCCCATATTGAAAGGCGTCACGTTACGCCTGGTGCCTGGTGATTGCGTTGCGCTCATCGGCCCATCCGGATCCGGCAAGTCGACGCTTGGGCGCATCATGGCCGGTGTCCTGCACCCGACGAGCGGATGCACGCTTCTGGGAGGCGTCGACATTTCCGCGCTACGCCTGTGCGGCAGCACGCGTCATGTCGGCTATTTGCCACAGGATATCGAACTTTTCGGAGGAGCCATCAAGGATGTCATCGGGCGCCTGGACGGTGCGGACCCCACAAGGGTCATCGAAGCGGCAAAGCTCGTCGGACTGCACGAAACGATCATGCGGCTGCCGCAGGGCTACGAGACCGACATCGGCGAGGGTGGAAACTTGTTGCTGCGCGCTCAGCGGCAGCAGCTTGGATTGGCGCGCGCAGTCTATGGAAATCCGTCGCTCGTAGTGCTCGACGATCCGAATTCCAGTCTGGACTATGAAGGCGAACGCATCCTGTTCAACGCGATCGAGCGCATGAGATCGAGACGAATGATCGTCGTCATAATTACCCACCGGATGGGAGTTCTGCCCGTCACCAACAAGATCGCGATTGTGCGCAATGGCATGGTCAATGCGTTCGGAGAGAGCGAGCATATATACGA
- a CDS encoding LysR family transcriptional regulator — MMNDATLRKIDLNLLLAFSVLMQERNVSRAAERLLLGQPGLSAALRRLRETLDDELFVRVGRGLQPTPRALSIAPAIEDALSGIERAIRPPTAFDPASWQGEFRVGMCDNLESAFFGPLVARLRLLAPGARLIGVAFDKRDAGRLLDEGAYDFSVSVHDEPASWHIRAPLFEQASVCIYDPHQTRLTTPLDFKDFAAAAHVTVSFEGNTSSNVDVALARTGHRRQVVATVPRFSALPTILRAMPAIATIPESIACCMAQLHGLAISKPPLELPAEPVTMLYRRVDRTDSRAVWFRRLFVEIVAESLEASGCLVGVSTAACCFDQVPLAEAV, encoded by the coding sequence ATGATGAATGATGCCACGCTTCGAAAAATCGACCTCAATCTGTTGCTCGCCTTTTCCGTGCTCATGCAGGAAAGGAATGTGAGCCGCGCCGCCGAGCGCCTATTGCTCGGCCAGCCGGGCCTGTCCGCTGCGCTGCGCCGGTTGCGTGAGACACTCGATGACGAATTGTTCGTGCGCGTCGGTCGCGGTTTACAGCCGACGCCGCGTGCTCTTTCCATTGCCCCCGCCATCGAGGATGCGCTTTCGGGCATCGAGCGCGCCATCCGCCCGCCGACAGCCTTCGATCCGGCAAGCTGGCAGGGCGAGTTCCGCGTCGGTATGTGCGACAATCTCGAATCCGCTTTCTTCGGCCCGCTGGTGGCTCGGTTGCGGCTGCTGGCGCCAGGGGCGCGCTTGATCGGGGTGGCTTTCGACAAGCGCGACGCCGGACGTTTGCTGGACGAGGGCGCCTATGATTTCAGTGTCTCGGTGCATGACGAGCCGGCATCCTGGCATATCCGCGCGCCATTGTTCGAGCAAGCGTCGGTCTGCATCTATGACCCTCACCAGACAAGGCTCACGACACCGCTCGACTTCAAGGATTTTGCCGCCGCCGCTCATGTCACCGTGTCCTTTGAAGGCAATACGTCGAGCAATGTCGATGTCGCTCTGGCCCGCACCGGTCATCGCCGGCAGGTGGTGGCCACCGTGCCTCGCTTTTCGGCCTTACCGACGATTTTGCGTGCAATGCCGGCCATCGCCACGATCCCGGAATCGATCGCCTGTTGCATGGCCCAGCTTCATGGCCTGGCCATTTCGAAGCCGCCGCTCGAGCTGCCGGCCGAGCCGGTGACGATGCTCTACCGTCGCGTCGACCGGACGGACAGCCGGGCGGTGTGGTTTCGCCGGCTATTCGTGGAAATCGTGGCAGAGTCATTGGAGGCATCCGGATGCCTTGTGGGCGTTTCCACGGCTGCCTGCTGCTTCGACCAGGTTCCTTTGGCAGAGGCGGTATGA
- a CDS encoding GNAT family N-acetyltransferase — MPSPLDRRTKRLLLRMPAEADLDFVTALFVRPELVAHRPDPTPDTPEASARRLDRDIDHWHNHGFGRWAVEADGRLIGFGGVTVSQEFDGLNLSYHLHPDSWGHGYATELVKEALVFSFNDLHAERVIGLARSANVASRRVLEKCGFAFEREVMLRGAPTNLFVLTAYSQMV, encoded by the coding sequence ATGCCATCACCATTGGATCGGCGCACGAAACGCTTGCTGTTGCGCATGCCCGCGGAGGCGGATCTCGATTTTGTGACGGCTCTCTTTGTACGGCCGGAGCTCGTCGCGCACCGGCCCGATCCGACGCCGGATACACCGGAAGCAAGTGCCCGACGTCTCGATCGTGACATCGATCATTGGCATAACCACGGTTTCGGCCGCTGGGCTGTCGAGGCAGATGGCAGGCTGATTGGGTTCGGTGGCGTGACGGTGTCGCAGGAATTCGATGGTCTCAACCTGTCCTATCACCTGCATCCGGATAGCTGGGGACACGGCTATGCGACCGAACTGGTGAAGGAGGCGTTGGTCTTTTCGTTCAATGACTTACATGCAGAACGGGTCATCGGCCTCGCCCGCTCGGCCAACGTCGCTTCCAGGCGTGTCCTGGAAAAATGCGGCTTCGCCTTCGAGCGTGAAGTCATGCTGCGCGGCGCGCCGACCAATCTCTTTGTGCTCACCGCCTACAGCCAAATGGTATGA
- a CDS encoding RNA polymerase sigma factor produces the protein MTAANAHRTILAVWRIEQPRLITSLARMLRDVPLAEDLTQEALLAALERWPETGVPERPGAWLMATAKRRALDHLRRRPMIERKHEMIALDMDEEQQAMPDPDAALDDDIGDELLRLVFTACHPLISREARVALALRMICGLTTEEIARAFLLSEATIAQRIVRAKRTLSESGLAYETPCGDELAQRLASVLEVVYLIFNEGYTAARGEDWLRPQLCNEALRMGRILTSVAPNEPEAHALLALMELNASRTAARTDAAGEPILLLEQNRALWDLLQIRRGLRALARARDLGGAGGAYALQAAIVACHAEARTAEATDWSRIAGLYGELAAVVPSPIIELNRAVAVGMAKGPEAGLAIVDQLADEPALSGYHLLPSVRGDLLQKLARHEEARAAFEAAAALAGNQRERDLLLRRAAEAASLSS, from the coding sequence GCCCAGGCTGATCACCAGCCTGGCAAGGATGCTACGCGACGTCCCTTTGGCCGAAGACCTGACGCAAGAGGCGCTGTTGGCCGCGCTGGAGCGGTGGCCCGAGACCGGCGTTCCGGAAAGACCGGGTGCATGGCTGATGGCGACCGCCAAGCGGCGGGCGCTGGATCATCTGCGCCGCCGCCCGATGATCGAGCGCAAGCATGAGATGATCGCTCTGGATATGGATGAGGAGCAGCAGGCCATGCCCGATCCAGACGCTGCCCTCGATGACGACATTGGCGACGAATTGCTCCGTCTCGTCTTCACCGCCTGCCATCCGCTGATATCGCGGGAAGCCCGCGTCGCACTGGCGTTGCGGATGATTTGCGGCTTGACGACGGAGGAGATCGCCAGAGCGTTCCTGCTATCGGAGGCGACGATCGCCCAGCGCATCGTCCGCGCCAAACGAACTCTTTCGGAATCGGGGCTGGCCTATGAGACACCCTGCGGCGACGAACTCGCGCAGCGGCTCGCCTCCGTATTGGAGGTCGTCTATCTGATTTTCAACGAGGGTTATACGGCGGCACGCGGCGAGGACTGGTTGCGGCCGCAGCTCTGCAACGAAGCATTGCGCATGGGCCGTATTCTCACCTCCGTCGCGCCGAACGAACCCGAAGCGCATGCGCTGCTCGCGCTGATGGAACTGAATGCCTCACGCACCGCGGCGCGTACGGACGCAGCCGGCGAGCCGATCCTTCTGCTGGAACAGAACCGCGCCCTTTGGGATCTGCTACAGATCCGGCGGGGACTGCGGGCACTTGCACGGGCGCGGGATCTCGGCGGTGCGGGCGGTGCTTACGCGCTGCAGGCGGCCATCGTCGCCTGCCATGCGGAAGCTCGAACGGCTGAGGCGACCGATTGGTCGCGCATTGCCGGGCTTTATGGGGAGTTGGCGGCGGTTGTGCCGTCGCCGATCATCGAACTCAATCGTGCGGTCGCGGTGGGTATGGCGAAGGGGCCGGAGGCGGGGCTGGCGATCGTCGATCAGCTTGCAGACGAGCCTGCGCTCAGCGGATATCACCTACTGCCGAGCGTTCGCGGCGACCTGCTTCAGAAGCTCGCTCGCCACGAAGAGGCGAGAGCCGCTTTCGAAGCGGCCGCCGCACTTGCCGGAAACCAGCGGGAGCGTGACTTGCTGTTGCGACGTGCCGCCGAAGCGGCATCGCTATCGTCATAA
- a CDS encoding PE-PGRS family protein — MPIPQITDTINLTDPSAGNANAGNGGDGYGNGNIHYDPSAYVNNYQYVDGASTDLHNGDHVHQTADWDAGGGGAGGLAQALNNAFSGITSTGGAGGSATSNGSQGSVSGGDVAAVSAATTATQNATSLIDQHATIVSGAGGNGGNGNLAEGGSISTALVHTDTLSTAVSNAFDHFDNSFGTIDVHHLGT, encoded by the coding sequence ATGCCTATTCCACAGATAACTGATACGATCAATCTCACCGATCCGTCTGCAGGCAATGCAAATGCCGGCAATGGCGGCGATGGATACGGCAATGGTAATATCCATTATGATCCCAGTGCCTATGTCAATAACTACCAGTATGTCGATGGCGCCTCAACTGATCTCCATAATGGCGATCACGTTCACCAGACGGCTGACTGGGATGCCGGCGGCGGCGGAGCTGGCGGATTGGCTCAAGCTTTAAACAACGCGTTTTCCGGAATCACCAGCACCGGTGGAGCTGGCGGGAGCGCCACTTCGAACGGTAGCCAAGGCTCTGTGAGCGGCGGCGACGTAGCTGCTGTTTCGGCAGCCACGACAGCCACGCAAAACGCTACGTCGTTGATCGACCAGCATGCCACTATCGTGTCCGGCGCCGGTGGTAACGGCGGTAACGGCAACCTGGCCGAGGGCGGCAGCATCTCGACTGCATTGGTTCATACGGACACGCTCAGCACGGCCGTATCGAATGCTTTCGATCATTTCGACAACTCTTTTGGCACTATCGACGTGCACCACCTCGGTACGTGA
- a CDS encoding MFS transporter has translation MTYSKSRSGAGLALLLLCAANFLDAMDVSTIGVALPAIQTELGIQATSLQWAVSAYVLGYGGFLLLGGRVADLFGHRRVFLWSLGVFAAASIAGGFVDSAPTLIAARLIKGIAAAFTAPAALALLLSVFGEGNARAKALGVFSSTGAAGFVLGMVLGGAATIISWRATLVMGAPVAILALMLAPFVLPADHRRTGPRPHFDWAGALTITPGLLLFVFGITNAAAAGWQAFPTWGALVAALVLILLFLLVEARHREPMVPLAIFRRAKLSHANALAALFQGVYVGFQFIATLYYQNVVGWSAFATGFAFALGGVCVMFLAPRFATIGQNRGTTLLMTLGAGLQAISYIFWVLSVGNINPILLVAVSQLLLGVGYAMTYPSVQVAALSDVEDDKSGLASGLLFASFQIGGGIVLAAASAIFGAAPSFGWNPYIAGTAFVAILAATVTLLAAVGPRTSTSRSNAYQAAE, from the coding sequence ATGACTTATTCCAAATCAAGAAGTGGGGCCGGGCTGGCGTTGCTGCTGCTTTGCGCCGCGAACTTCCTGGATGCTATGGATGTCTCCACCATCGGCGTGGCGCTGCCAGCAATCCAGACCGAACTCGGCATTCAGGCGACATCGCTGCAATGGGCCGTCAGCGCCTATGTGCTCGGCTATGGCGGCTTTCTGCTGCTCGGCGGCCGCGTCGCCGATCTTTTCGGCCATCGCCGCGTCTTCCTCTGGTCGCTCGGCGTCTTCGCCGCCGCCAGCATCGCCGGCGGTTTCGTCGACAGTGCGCCAACCTTGATCGCCGCACGCCTGATCAAAGGCATAGCCGCAGCCTTCACGGCACCGGCAGCACTCGCCCTCCTTCTGTCCGTATTCGGCGAAGGAAACGCCCGCGCCAAGGCGCTCGGCGTGTTCTCCTCCACCGGCGCAGCCGGCTTTGTGCTCGGCATGGTGCTTGGCGGAGCCGCGACCATCATTAGCTGGCGGGCGACGCTGGTCATGGGAGCACCCGTTGCCATCCTCGCACTGATGCTCGCGCCCTTTGTCCTGCCTGCCGATCATCGGCGAACCGGGCCGCGGCCTCACTTCGACTGGGCCGGCGCGCTGACGATCACGCCTGGATTGCTGCTGTTCGTCTTTGGCATAACCAACGCCGCAGCCGCCGGCTGGCAGGCATTTCCCACCTGGGGAGCATTGGTCGCGGCCCTGGTCCTCATTCTGCTCTTCCTGCTGGTCGAAGCTCGGCACAGGGAGCCAATGGTGCCGCTTGCCATCTTCCGGCGGGCGAAGCTCAGCCATGCCAATGCTCTCGCCGCTTTGTTCCAGGGGGTCTATGTCGGCTTCCAGTTCATCGCGACGCTCTATTACCAGAATGTCGTCGGCTGGTCGGCCTTCGCTACTGGTTTCGCCTTCGCCCTCGGCGGTGTCTGCGTCATGTTCCTCGCTCCCCGCTTCGCCACGATCGGGCAGAACCGCGGCACGACCTTGCTGATGACGCTGGGCGCGGGGCTGCAGGCCATCAGCTATATCTTCTGGGTTCTCTCGGTCGGCAACATCAACCCGATCCTGCTCGTCGCCGTCTCTCAGCTATTGCTCGGTGTCGGCTATGCCATGACCTATCCGTCAGTGCAGGTGGCGGCATTGTCCGATGTAGAAGATGACAAATCGGGCCTCGCCTCCGGGCTGTTGTTCGCCTCGTTCCAGATCGGCGGCGGCATCGTACTGGCAGCCGCATCCGCCATCTTCGGAGCGGCCCCAAGCTTCGGCTGGAATCCCTATATTGCCGGCACCGCCTTCGTCGCGATACTGGCCGCCACGGTGACATTGCTGGCCGCGGTCGGTCCGAGAACGTCGACATCGCGTTCGAATGCATACCAGGCGGCAGAATAG